One genomic window of Coffea eugenioides isolate CCC68of chromosome 1, Ceug_1.0, whole genome shotgun sequence includes the following:
- the LOC113782152 gene encoding UDP-glycosyltransferase 87A1-like, with amino-acid sequence MDSSVNGNSNFRFRVVAVPYPGRGHINPMMNLCKIMANRRPNNFLITFVVTEEWHGILSSEPLHENNIRFATIPNVIPSEIGRAKDFTGFVQAVLNKMEGPVEHLLDQLEQPKPSVIIFDSFLKWGLGVANRRNIPAASLWPMSTTCFSLLRHYESLVENGHLPSNPVEEGDHRVTCIPGVPSIRLADFPRELLLHGTSQTAVRIALEVVALASKAEYLLFSSVYELESRVIDSLKAELPNPIYSIGLAIPSFNVRNRSNNDHIAWLDAQPRSSVLYISQGSFLSASNEQSAEIIAGVHESGIRFFWVDRQDISTFQASGGDTGNGVVVHWCDQLKVLCHPSIGGFWSHCGWNSTKEGAFAGLPMLTFPLAWDQYTNSKQIVEDWKIGRRLKRDDGGLVKREEISRSLKRFMDLECDEGKEMRRRAQEIREICRRATAEGGGSSELEIEAFIENIA; translated from the exons ATGGATTCATCGGTTAATGGTAACTCAAATTTTAGATTCCGAGTGGTGGCCGTCCCATATCCCGGAAGAGGCCACATCAACCCAATGATGAACCTCTGCAAAATCATGGCCAACAGAAGACCCAATAACTTTCTCATAACCTTCGTCGTTACTGAAGAATGGCATGGCATCCTTAGCTCCGAACCTCTTCATGAAAACAATATCCGATTTGCCACTATCCCCAATGTCATTCCTTCTGAAATAGGCCGAGCCAAAGATTTTACGGGCTTCGTTCAAGCTGTTTTGAACAAGATGGAAGGTCCAGTTGAGCATCTGCTCGATCAGCTGGAGCAGCCGAAGCCGAGTGTGATAATATTCGATTCATTCTTGAAGTGGGGATTGGGCGTTGCAAACCGGAGGAATATACCCGCAGCTTCGCTTTGGCCCATGTCGACCACGTGTTTCTCGCTTCTTCGTCACTATGAAAGTCTTGTCGAGAATGGGCATCTCCCTTCCAATCCAGTAG AAGAAGGGGATCACAGGGTAACCTGCATTCCGGGAGTCCCGTCTATTCGACTTGCAGATTTTCCTAGGGAACTATTGTTGCATGGTACAAGTCAGACAGCGGTCCGTATAGCTCTAGAAGTTGTTGCTCTGGCATCCAAGGCGGAGTACCTTCTATTTAGTTCTGTCTATGAACTGGAATCTCGAGTCATAGACAGTCTCAAGGCCGAATTACCCAATCCCATCTACTCCATAGGTTTGGCAATACCTTCTTTCAATGTGAGAAACCGCAGCAACAATGACCATATTGCTTGGTTAGATGCTCAACCTAGATCCTCCGTATTGTACATTTCCCAGGGGAGCTTTCTATCTGCATCCAATGAGCAGTCGGCTGAAATAATTGCTGGAGTTCATGAAAGTGGGATTAGATTCTTCTGGGTAGACCGCCAAGACATTTCTACGTTTCAAGCAAGTGGCGGTGATACTGGTAATGGAGTAGTTGTGCATTGGTGCGACCAACTGAAAGTGCTGTGCCATCCCTCAATAGGTGGATTCTGGTCTCATTGCGGGTGGAATTCTACTAAAGAAGGTGCATTTGCTGGTCTGCCGATGCTTACTTTCCCATTAGCATGGGATCAATACACAAACAGCAAGCAAATTGTGGAAGACTGGAAAATTGGTCGGAGGCTGAAGAGAGATGATGGAGGCCTGGTGAAAAGAGAGGAAATTTCCAGGAGTTTGAAGAGGTTTATGGACTTGGAATGTGATGAAGGGAAAGAAATGAGGAGAAGAGCCCAAGAAATCCGGGAGATTTGCCGACGAGCAACCGCAGAAGGTGGTGGATCTTCTGAGCTTGAAATTGAGGCTTTCATCGAGAACATAGCATAA
- the LOC113749705 gene encoding protein CHLOROPLAST IMPORT APPARATUS 2 has product MRIKTLLTSLKKEEMRVPAEISASSVTSSSSNEEENPKRESNIHVHAKKEIDLMDELDYCTNLHNIHDDDDAENLQVQEEQDIAYGQLINYWGCLMPPAWDGLVIKDDEEAGDNDIIDGRENHSRSTLGDMRFTIKKEAECGLLEDDDDDDDDDDDDEKKLSLNLSLNYQEVLDAWSDRTLCADESSSIFVSANNAYVRMGEVPVIEEERRRREASVLRYKEKRQTRLFSKKIRYQVRKLNADKRPRFKGRFVKRVAEEMHK; this is encoded by the exons ATGAGGATAAAAACTTTGTTAACAAGtttaaagaaagaagaaatgcGAGTACCTGCAGAAATCAGTGCCAGTAGTGTTACTAGTAGTAGTTCTAATGAAGAAGAGAACCCGAAAAGAGAGAGCAACATCCACGTCCACGCCAAGAAAGAGATTGATCTTATGGATGAGCTCGACTACTGCACTAATCTCCATAACATCCACGACGATGATGATGCAGAAAACCTCCAAGTTCAAGAGGAGCAGGATATCGCGTACGGTCAACTTATAAACTACTGGGGTTGTTTGATGCCTCCTGCTTGGGATGGTTTAGTTATCAAAGATGATGAAGAGGCCGGAGATAATGATATTATTGATGGAAGAGAGAACCATTCACGTAGCACGCTTGGTGATATGCGGTTTACCATAAAGAAAGAGGCCGAGTGTGGGTTGCTGGAAGATGAtgacgatgatgatgatgatgatgatgatgatgagaaaAAGCTTTCTTTGAATCTGAGCTTAAACTATCAAGAGGTTTTGGATGCATGGTCCGACCGCACACTTTGCGCTGATGAATCTTCTTCAATCTTTGTTTCTGCAAATAATGCCTATGTTAGA ATGGGAGAGGTGCCGGTGATAGAAGAAGAGAGGAGAAGAAGGGAAGCAAGTGTGCTGAGGTACAAAGAAAAACGCCAAACCAGATTGTTCTCCAAGAAGATAAGATATCAAGTTCGGAAGCTGAATGCAGATAAAAGACCAAGATTCAAG GGCCGTTTTGTGAAAAGGGTAGCCGAGGAGATGCACAAATGa
- the LOC113750553 gene encoding LOB domain-containing protein 12, which produces MGGSSPCASCKLLRRRCAKDCIFAPYFPPDDPHKFAIVHKVFGASNVSKMLQELPVQQRADAVGSLVYEANARMRDPVYGCVGAISYLQNQVSQLQMQLAVAQAEILCIQMQQQEPATLPTQLDVPDEKSLLLSTSTFNNLQPYLSFASSSTVMQDPLKRESLWT; this is translated from the exons ATGGGAGGAAGCTCACCTTGTGCTTCCTGCAAATTGTTGCGGCGTCGCTGCGCCAAAGACTGCATTTTTGCACCCTATTTTCCTCCTGATGATCCTCATAAGTTTGCCATTGTCCACAAGGTTTTCGGCGCTAGCAACGTCAGCAAGATGTTGCAg GAGCTTCCTGTTCAGCAGCGAGCAGATGCAGTAGGCAGTCTAGTATATGAAGCAAATGCAAGAATGAGAGACCCAGTCTACGGATGCGTAGGTGCTATCTCCTATCTGCAGAATCAAGTTTCCCAGTTACAAATGCAGTTAGCAGTGGCTCAAGCAGAGATACTGTGTATCCAGATGCAGCAACAGGAGCCTGCAACCTTGCCCACTCAACTGGACGTCCCAGATGAGAAGTCGCTTCTCTTATCCACTAGCACCTTCAATAACCTACAACCGTACCTCAGCTTTGCTTCTTCTAGCACTGTAATGCAAGACCCTCTTAAGAGGGAGTCTCTTTGGACATAA
- the LOC113774351 gene encoding uncharacterized protein LOC113774351, with protein sequence MQNRIFGDGTIAILESLLASKDVKSSLEIRSALKEFMRHESLSIIREISEKSVENKLLIADFLIRAFALIGDVESCLALRYEALLLRDEKASSDTRLEVSYHEWLTLAEQLFDNGFYSAATKTCERALLCIQMDNGICTEDDDCFNYEHASENIKRLKDAAIILAASQTGTNRAGRFRVHFLTQLDDDTVQVQATEYMKKKINQQLKQQESICTETYSSGSTLFRNGIKRRNLRKLQEHQCL encoded by the exons ATGCAAAATCGAAT ATTCGGCGACGGAACCATTGCAATTCTGGAATCGCTTCTAGCTTCCAAGGACGTCAAATCGTCACTAGAAATCCGATCAGCTTTGAAAGAGTTTATGAGACACGAATCGCTCAGCATTATTCGAGAAATCTCTGAGAAGTCCGTCGAGAATAAGCTACTGATCGCTGATTTTCTCATTCGTGCTTTCGCTCTCATTGGTGACGTGGAG aGTTGCTTGGCCCTGAGATATGAGGCATTGCTACTGCGAGATGAAAAGGCATCTAGTGACACAAGGCTAGAGGTTTCATACCACGAGTGGCTCACATTAGCAGAGCAATTGTTTGATAATGGTTTTTATTCCGCTGCAACAAAG ACATGTGAGAGAGCACTTTTATGCATTCAGATGGACAACGGGATTTGCACTGAAGATGATGACTGCTTTAATTATGAGCATGCTTCTGAGAATATTAAGAGACTCAAGGATGCTGCTATCATATTAGCTGCTTCACAAACTGGTACAAACCGAG CCGGGCGCTTTCGTGTGCACTTTTTAACTCAGCTTGATGATGATACAGTTCAGGTTCAGGCAACTGAAtacatgaaaaagaaaattaatcagCAGCTGAAACAACAAGAGTCCATTTGCACTGAGACGTATTCTTCAGGAAGCACTCTGTTCAGAAATGGAATTAAAAGACGGAATTTACGAAAATTGCAGGAACACCAATGTCTATAG
- the LOC113780342 gene encoding protein FLC EXPRESSOR produces MAGRNHPYSRQQHRRPSIDGPRLLHQGLHRPHPAALIEAQQREIQALLLDNQRLAATHVALKQELAVADQELRHLSSTAVSVKADTDARVHEVYERSLKTEAELLSIDELGADLSQVKTDIQNMTADRKEFTSKLRELNEELVLAHSELEQLPAIQEEIQDMRQEIKRGRAAIEYEKKMHATNLEQSQIIEKNMISMAHEIEKLHAELADAEKRARAAAAASTAATPAPGYASVYSEAVYGGNLYSDHYPMQQVQGGINVSTQYGPGGVPHGTSAPYDVQWSNVHR; encoded by the exons ATGGCCGGACGAAATCATCCTTACTCAAGACAACAGCATCGTCGTCCTTCAATTGACGGACCCCGACTTCTCCACCAAGGCCTTCATCGACCTCACCCTGCCGCTCTAATCGAGGCCCAACAGCGGGAGATCCAAGCTCTCCTCCTCGACAACCAGCGCTTGGCCGCCACCCACGTGGCACTGAAGCAGGAGTTGGCCGTCGCCGACCAGGAGCTCCGCCACCTCTCTTCCACAGCCGTCAGCGTCAAGGCCGATACCGATGCTCGGGTGCACGAGGTTTACGAGAGGTCGCTCAAAACCGAGGCGGAGCTCCTCTCGATTGATGAACTCGGTGCTGATTTGTCTCAGGTAAAAACTGATATTCAGAATATGACGGCCGACCGTAAAGAATTCACGTCAAAGCTGCGTGAACTCAACGAAGAGCTCGTGTTGGCCCACTCTGAATTGGAGCAATTGCCTGCGATCCAAGAGGAAATTCAGGACATGCGCCAGGAAATAAAAAGAGGAAG GGCGGCTATTGAATATGAGAAGAAGATGCATGCCACTAACCTTGAACAGAGCCAGATTATAGAGAAAAATATGATATCTATGGCTCATGAAATTGAAAAACTGCATGCTGAGCTTGCAGATGCAGAAAAGCGAGCAAGGGCAGCAGCTGCAGCATCCACTGCAGCTACTCCAG CTCCTGGTTATGCATCTGTCTACTCTGAGGCTGTATATGGTGGGAACTTGTATTCGGACCACTACCCAATGCAGCAG GTTCAAGGTGGTATTAATGTCAGTACTCAGTACGGCCCTGGAGGAGTGCCTCATGGAACTAGTGCGCCTTATGACGTTCAATGGTCAAATGTACATAGATAG